From a region of the Microbacterium sp. nov. GSS16 genome:
- a CDS encoding DUF1697 domain-containing protein yields the protein MTGRCALLLGAVNVSGANRVPMAELRALLSDRGGLQNVSTYIASGNIICDTPKDLARAYADVRALVAEEFGVDTPVIARTHAELARAEREDPFPDAELDKMVHAMFLEGEAAAGAMEQVTARLQPGERVALVGRELWIDYGRGGVASTKLTRAVLDRALGTAGTGRNRNTVRTLVRLTAPA from the coding sequence GTGACCGGGCGCTGCGCGCTGCTGCTGGGGGCGGTGAACGTGTCGGGCGCGAACCGGGTGCCGATGGCCGAGCTGAGGGCGCTGCTGTCGGACCGCGGCGGTCTGCAGAACGTGTCGACCTACATCGCGAGCGGCAACATCATCTGCGACACGCCCAAGGACCTCGCGCGCGCCTACGCCGATGTGAGAGCGCTCGTCGCGGAGGAGTTCGGGGTCGACACCCCGGTCATCGCCAGGACGCACGCCGAGCTCGCGCGGGCCGAGCGCGAGGATCCGTTCCCGGATGCGGAGCTCGACAAGATGGTGCATGCGATGTTCCTCGAGGGTGAGGCCGCTGCGGGCGCGATGGAGCAGGTCACCGCGCGGCTGCAGCCGGGTGAGCGCGTCGCGCTCGTCGGCCGCGAGCTGTGGATCGACTACGGCCGGGGCGGGGTCGCCTCGACCAAGCTCACTCGAGCTGTGCTCGACCGCGCGCTGGGCACGGCGGGGACGGGCCGCAACCGAAACACCGTGCGCACCCTGGTGCGGCTGACCGCGCCTGCCTGA
- a CDS encoding sodium:solute symporter family protein codes for MLLFFGGSLYMSLRIRKRTENADGYMTGGGKIGFGISAASMTATWIWAASMYASATSGYTYGVSGPIHYGLWGALMILLIYPFGRRIRQVAPRAHTIAEVMFARHGRSSQLMLAGSNVLGSLISLTSNLIAGGALIDMLSPFTFSQGILAIGAGVLLYTLWSGFRASVLTDFAQVCAMLGAVIVIIPVVFLAAGGPSLFETGASNLTPQQADFFSSDAFFNQGAPYIAAVLAYAIGNQTIAQRLFAVREDLIKKTFVTATFGYGATIIGIGMLGVIALYAGVAPVDGDVNNLIPQMAATYLSPLLLCVFFVMIIGSLSSTADADLTALSSIVMADIYGQNVAGKKKANPRTMVLIGRITMIVAMVAGLFFAGSQFNILDLLVFVGALWGALVFPVIASFYWNRVTNLAFSVSVIVALAAFLPVRFEWVELDGPIGIVSDVLSTIGIGVVLGLMAFGFFGKRVALIVATVATLASAPFTIGFLHTYPVLSGSLIAYAVSTIVCVALTLPSRKADFDFDLIKQRTGDFDSVDTDELNTELAQLTETEKPLSAENERK; via the coding sequence ATGCTGCTGTTCTTCGGCGGCAGCCTGTACATGTCGCTGCGCATCCGCAAGCGCACCGAGAACGCCGACGGGTACATGACCGGCGGCGGGAAGATCGGATTCGGCATCTCAGCCGCGTCCATGACCGCCACCTGGATCTGGGCGGCGTCGATGTACGCCTCCGCCACATCCGGCTACACCTACGGCGTCTCCGGGCCCATCCACTACGGGCTGTGGGGCGCGCTGATGATCCTGCTCATCTACCCGTTCGGGCGGCGCATCCGTCAGGTCGCACCGCGCGCGCACACGATCGCCGAGGTGATGTTCGCCCGTCACGGCCGCTCCAGCCAGCTCATGCTGGCCGGATCCAACGTGCTGGGCAGCCTCATCAGCCTCACCTCGAACCTCATCGCGGGCGGCGCGCTGATCGACATGCTCTCGCCGTTCACGTTCTCGCAGGGCATCCTCGCGATCGGCGCGGGCGTGCTGCTGTACACGCTGTGGTCGGGGTTCCGTGCGTCGGTGCTCACCGATTTCGCGCAGGTCTGCGCGATGCTGGGCGCCGTGATCGTCATCATCCCCGTGGTGTTCCTCGCCGCCGGCGGCCCGAGTCTGTTCGAGACCGGGGCGTCGAACCTCACCCCGCAGCAGGCGGACTTCTTCTCGTCCGACGCATTCTTCAACCAGGGCGCTCCCTACATCGCGGCGGTGCTCGCATACGCCATCGGCAACCAGACCATCGCGCAGCGTCTGTTCGCGGTGCGCGAGGATCTCATCAAGAAGACCTTCGTGACGGCGACCTTCGGATACGGTGCCACGATCATCGGCATCGGCATGCTCGGCGTCATCGCGCTGTACGCCGGGGTCGCCCCGGTGGACGGCGACGTGAACAACCTCATCCCGCAGATGGCGGCCACCTATCTGTCGCCGCTGCTGCTGTGCGTGTTCTTCGTCATGATCATCGGCTCGCTCTCGTCGACGGCCGACGCGGATCTCACCGCGCTGTCGTCGATCGTGATGGCCGACATCTACGGCCAGAACGTCGCAGGCAAGAAGAAGGCGAACCCCCGCACCATGGTGCTGATCGGACGCATCACGATGATCGTGGCGATGGTCGCCGGGCTGTTCTTCGCGGGAAGCCAGTTCAACATCCTCGATCTGCTGGTGTTCGTCGGCGCGCTCTGGGGCGCCCTCGTGTTCCCCGTGATCGCCAGCTTCTACTGGAACCGCGTCACCAACCTGGCCTTCTCCGTCTCGGTGATCGTCGCCCTCGCGGCGTTCCTGCCGGTGCGCTTCGAATGGGTCGAGCTCGACGGTCCGATCGGGATCGTGTCGGACGTGCTCTCGACGATCGGCATCGGCGTCGTGCTGGGCCTGATGGCCTTCGGCTTCTTCGGCAAGCGCGTCGCCCTGATCGTCGCGACGGTGGCGACGCTGGCATCGGCTCCGTTCACGATCGGCTTCCTGCACACCTACCCGGTGCTGTCGGGATCGCTGATCGCGTATGCCGTGTCGACGATCGTGTGCGTCGCCCTCACGCTGCCGAGCAGGAAGGCGGACTTCGACTTCGATCTGATCAAGCAGCGCACGGGCGACTTCGACTCCGTCGACACCGATGAGCTGAACACCGAGCTCGCCCAGCTCACCGAGACCGAGAAGCCTCTGTCGGCTGAGAACGAGAGGAAATGA
- a CDS encoding alpha/beta hydrolase — protein sequence MNRRTSGPRSLRPLRRAAAVLAGLVAASLALSGCLYAQIPETPTSISRDPDGSGVSAELKPYYSQKLEWEACGARFDCTEVTAPRDWEDPTAGDLTLALIRHQATGQFEGSLLINPGGPGSSGYDFVAQSLEYAVGAELIERFDVIGFDPRGVGRSSAVACLDAEQMDEYNYGVLDAPRDTPEWEAEIAARNQQYADACEANSDGLLPHITTVNSARDMDLIRAVLGDKTLNYLGYSYGTFLGATYAKLFPQRAQRLVLDGAIDPAVPGLEVGTTQAIGFESALRAYLSGCLSGGDCPFNGSTDDAVADVQALLATVARTPIENGDGRMLTVDTMITGIITAMYSEQSWPYLTQGFTAVLQGDPSVLFALADSYNGREPDGTYADNSSEAFRAYNCMDYPVEDDPAAEAAAIAKIEKLAPTFAPYWQGPDPCEVWPYPPVGVREPITASGSGPIVVVGTTNDPATPYEWSESLAQQLENGVLVTRVGEGHTGYNKGSGCVDDAVESFLIDGTVPDDGLRCE from the coding sequence GTGAACCGTCGAACCTCCGGGCCTCGATCCCTGCGCCCGCTGCGTCGAGCCGCCGCCGTGCTGGCCGGGCTCGTCGCGGCATCACTCGCGCTCTCCGGATGCCTGTACGCGCAGATACCCGAGACTCCCACCTCGATCTCCCGAGATCCTGACGGATCCGGCGTCTCGGCGGAGCTGAAGCCGTACTACTCGCAGAAGCTCGAGTGGGAGGCGTGCGGTGCCCGGTTCGACTGCACGGAGGTCACGGCTCCGCGCGACTGGGAAGACCCGACCGCGGGCGATCTGACCCTCGCGCTCATCCGGCACCAGGCGACCGGGCAGTTCGAGGGATCGCTGCTGATCAACCCGGGCGGCCCGGGATCGAGCGGCTACGACTTCGTCGCGCAGAGCCTGGAGTACGCGGTCGGGGCCGAGCTCATCGAGCGCTTCGACGTGATCGGCTTCGACCCGCGCGGCGTCGGCCGATCGAGCGCAGTCGCCTGCCTCGACGCCGAGCAGATGGACGAGTACAACTACGGCGTGCTCGACGCCCCGCGCGACACCCCCGAGTGGGAGGCCGAGATCGCCGCGCGCAACCAGCAATACGCAGATGCGTGCGAGGCGAACAGCGACGGACTGCTTCCGCACATCACCACCGTGAACTCGGCGCGCGACATGGATCTGATCCGGGCCGTGCTGGGCGACAAGACGCTGAACTACCTCGGCTACTCGTACGGGACGTTCCTCGGCGCCACGTATGCGAAGCTGTTCCCGCAGCGCGCGCAGCGGCTGGTGCTCGACGGGGCGATCGACCCGGCCGTCCCCGGGCTCGAGGTCGGCACGACGCAGGCGATCGGCTTCGAGTCGGCGCTGCGCGCGTATCTCTCCGGCTGCCTCTCCGGTGGTGACTGCCCGTTCAACGGCTCGACCGACGACGCCGTAGCCGACGTCCAAGCGCTGCTCGCCACTGTCGCCCGCACCCCGATCGAGAACGGCGACGGGCGGATGCTGACCGTCGACACCATGATCACGGGCATCATCACCGCGATGTACAGCGAGCAGAGCTGGCCGTATCTCACCCAGGGTTTCACCGCCGTGCTGCAGGGTGACCCGTCGGTGCTCTTCGCGCTCGCCGACAGCTACAACGGACGCGAGCCCGACGGCACCTACGCCGACAACTCCTCCGAGGCGTTCCGGGCGTACAACTGCATGGACTATCCCGTCGAGGACGACCCGGCCGCGGAAGCTGCGGCGATCGCGAAGATCGAGAAGCTCGCGCCCACGTTCGCCCCGTACTGGCAGGGGCCCGACCCGTGCGAGGTATGGCCCTACCCGCCGGTCGGCGTGCGCGAGCCGATCACCGCCTCGGGCTCTGGCCCGATCGTCGTCGTCGGCACGACCAACGACCCTGCCACGCCGTACGAGTGGTCGGAGTCCCTCGCGCAGCAGCTCGAGAACGGCGTGCTCGTGACCCGGGTGGGCGAGGGGCACACCGGCTACAACAAGGGCAGCGGCTGCGTCGACGATGCTGTCGAGAGCTTCCTCATCGACGGCACGGTTCCCGACGACGGGCTGCGATGCGAGTGA
- a CDS encoding DNA polymerase III subunit delta', whose translation MTALATAPFPWTDVWGQDAAVQTLRQAADDPASLSHAWLITGPPGSGRSTLAYAFAAALIADGPHDEATMRQVLARTHPDVTALRTDKVIITIAEARALVERSYFAPSAGRYRVIVVEDADRMVERTSNVLLKALEEPPEKTVWVLCAPSEADLLPTIRSRVRPLRLREPDVDDVARLIAARTGVDATVAEQAARHAQRHIGMAQRLATDGDARRRRDETLRAVLGVRGVSTAVEVAGKIIQAATDDAKALTAERDAAERAALLRTVGIAEGQAVPPALRAQISALEDDQRKRATRSLRDGIDRVLTDLQSLYRDVAMLQFGRGDELINRELRDELDRVAAPWPVERTILVLDAVAATRESLERNVAPLLAVESLLVTVSSGRTP comes from the coding sequence ATGACAGCCCTCGCCACCGCGCCGTTCCCGTGGACGGACGTGTGGGGACAAGACGCCGCGGTGCAGACCCTTCGCCAGGCCGCTGACGACCCGGCATCGCTCTCGCACGCCTGGCTGATCACCGGCCCACCCGGCTCGGGACGATCGACGCTGGCCTACGCGTTCGCAGCCGCGCTGATCGCTGACGGTCCGCACGACGAGGCCACGATGCGTCAGGTGCTCGCCCGCACGCATCCGGATGTGACGGCGCTGCGCACCGACAAGGTGATCATCACGATCGCCGAGGCGCGAGCTCTGGTCGAGCGGTCGTACTTCGCCCCTTCCGCCGGACGCTACCGCGTGATCGTCGTCGAAGACGCCGACCGCATGGTCGAGCGCACGTCGAACGTGCTGCTGAAAGCGCTCGAAGAGCCGCCCGAGAAGACCGTCTGGGTGCTGTGCGCGCCGAGCGAAGCCGATCTGCTGCCGACCATCCGTTCACGGGTGCGCCCGCTGCGGCTGCGCGAGCCCGACGTCGACGACGTGGCGCGACTCATCGCCGCGCGCACCGGCGTCGACGCCACCGTCGCCGAGCAGGCCGCCCGCCACGCGCAGCGGCACATCGGCATGGCGCAGCGGCTGGCCACCGATGGCGACGCCCGTCGCCGGCGCGACGAGACGCTCCGCGCGGTGCTCGGGGTGCGCGGTGTCAGCACGGCGGTCGAGGTCGCGGGAAAGATCATCCAGGCCGCCACCGACGACGCGAAGGCGCTCACCGCCGAGCGGGACGCCGCCGAGCGAGCCGCCCTGCTGCGCACCGTCGGAATCGCTGAAGGACAGGCGGTGCCACCCGCGCTGCGCGCGCAGATCAGCGCGCTCGAAGACGATCAGCGCAAGCGCGCGACGCGCAGCCTGCGTGACGGCATCGACCGGGTGCTCACCGACCTGCAGTCGCTGTACCGCGACGTGGCCATGCTGCAGTTCGGCCGGGGCGACGAGCTGATCAACCGCGAACTGCGCGATGAGCTCGACCGCGTCGCCGCCCCATGGCCCGTCGAGCGCACCATCCTCGTCCTCGACGCGGTGGCCGCCACCCGCGAGTCGCTGGAGCGCAATGTCGCACCGCTGCTCGCCGTCGAGAGTCTTCTCGTGACCGTCTCCAGCGGAAGGACCCCGTGA
- a CDS encoding sensor histidine kinase has protein sequence MTTPLRSIRSRLTIGALLIVAAALIAGSFAAVQVLRATLTEGVAAAVQQDVDTISAQLDRGPGRVDAIDDDVLVRLHGPGGAHDGERDDDGAAADSDQVNDDDARALPVVPDDQAQRIEVDGDPYLAASEETDRGTLTVARSLSGVDEAVSASAALLAVAVPLVLGLVGLVMWVVATRALAPVERLRRQVDAIDATGLDRRVDSAGDDELGALARTMNRMLDRLEQSQITQRRFVSDASHELRSPLATIRQHAELATAHPEASSLAALSRVVLDEGERMQELVEGLLLLARLDEGREAPMAPTDLDDIALAEAHRLRGLGIAVDASGIGPGRVLGNAALLARAVRNLADNAARHAHARVILRVVEQGDRVLVQVEDDGTGVPIEERERIFDRFVRLDEARARDAGGSGLGLAIVREIAIAHGGSVTASEGASGGALMTLSLPRSADA, from the coding sequence ATGACCACCCCGCTGCGCTCCATCCGCTCGCGCCTGACGATCGGTGCGCTGCTGATCGTCGCCGCGGCCCTGATCGCCGGATCGTTCGCCGCCGTGCAGGTGCTGCGGGCCACGCTGACCGAGGGTGTCGCCGCGGCCGTGCAGCAGGACGTCGACACGATCTCGGCGCAGCTGGATCGCGGCCCGGGGCGGGTGGATGCCATCGACGACGACGTCCTCGTGCGGCTGCACGGCCCCGGGGGCGCTCACGACGGCGAGCGCGATGACGACGGGGCTGCAGCTGACTCCGACCAGGTGAACGACGACGATGCCCGAGCTCTTCCCGTCGTACCGGACGACCAGGCGCAGCGCATCGAGGTCGACGGCGATCCCTACCTCGCCGCGAGCGAGGAGACCGATCGGGGCACGCTGACCGTGGCGCGATCCCTGTCCGGAGTCGACGAGGCGGTGTCGGCATCGGCCGCGCTGCTGGCGGTCGCCGTGCCGCTCGTGCTGGGCCTTGTGGGTCTGGTGATGTGGGTGGTGGCGACCCGCGCCCTCGCGCCTGTCGAGCGGCTGCGCCGACAGGTGGATGCCATCGACGCGACGGGCCTCGATCGACGGGTGGACTCCGCCGGCGATGACGAGCTGGGTGCGCTCGCGCGCACGATGAACCGGATGCTGGACCGCCTCGAGCAGTCGCAGATCACGCAGCGCCGGTTCGTCAGCGACGCGTCGCACGAGCTGCGCTCGCCCCTGGCCACCATCCGGCAGCATGCCGAGCTGGCGACAGCGCATCCCGAGGCGAGTTCGCTGGCTGCTCTGAGCCGCGTCGTGCTCGATGAGGGCGAGCGGATGCAGGAGCTCGTCGAGGGTCTGCTGCTGCTGGCCCGGCTCGACGAGGGTCGCGAAGCGCCGATGGCGCCGACGGACCTCGACGACATCGCCCTCGCCGAGGCGCACCGGCTGCGCGGTCTGGGGATCGCCGTCGATGCGAGCGGGATCGGCCCCGGCCGCGTCCTGGGCAACGCGGCGCTGCTCGCTCGGGCGGTGCGCAACCTCGCCGACAACGCCGCGCGCCATGCGCATGCACGAGTCATCCTCCGCGTCGTGGAGCAGGGAGACAGAGTGCTGGTGCAGGTGGAGGACGACGGCACGGGCGTCCCGATCGAGGAGCGCGAGCGCATCTTCGACCGGTTCGTGCGGCTCGACGAGGCGAGGGCTCGGGATGCCGGAGGCAGCGGCCTCGGACTCGCCATCGTGCGGGAGATCGCGATCGCCCACGGCGGAAGCGTCACGGCATCCGAAGGAGCTTCGGGAGGAGCGCTGATGACCCTCTCGCTGCCGCGCTCCGCCGATGCCTGA
- a CDS encoding putative transporter small subunit, whose amino-acid sequence MSTIALTAYVLVWPVIVAGTLTVIVRAFVEEAKQAKAEDRSII is encoded by the coding sequence ATGTCGACCATCGCCCTGACCGCCTATGTGCTGGTGTGGCCTGTGATCGTGGCGGGAACGCTCACGGTCATCGTGCGCGCCTTCGTCGAGGAGGCGAAGCAGGCCAAGGCCGAGGACCGCTCGATCATCTGA
- a CDS encoding isochorismatase family protein: protein MTRALLIVDVQNDFTEGGALAVAGGDAVASAVSELLAEHAADYDVIVASRDWHDPESDNGGHIAAEPEYVDTWPSHCIAGTEGAEYDPLLETAAITHHVRKGQGVPAYSMFEGVTESGERTGEILTAHGVTDADVVGIATDHCVRASALDAIAHGIRVRVLTDLVAGVAEKPSEAALAELAHAGAELAVARP from the coding sequence ATGACCAGGGCTCTTCTCATCGTCGACGTGCAGAACGACTTCACCGAGGGCGGTGCGCTCGCCGTCGCAGGGGGCGACGCTGTGGCGTCCGCGGTGTCTGAGCTGCTGGCCGAGCATGCGGCCGACTACGACGTGATCGTCGCGTCGCGTGACTGGCATGATCCCGAGAGCGACAACGGCGGTCACATCGCGGCAGAGCCCGAATACGTCGACACCTGGCCTTCGCACTGCATCGCCGGGACGGAGGGTGCTGAGTACGACCCGCTGCTCGAGACGGCGGCGATCACCCACCATGTGCGCAAGGGGCAGGGTGTGCCGGCGTACTCGATGTTCGAGGGCGTGACCGAGAGCGGGGAGCGCACCGGTGAGATCCTCACGGCGCACGGGGTGACCGATGCCGATGTGGTCGGCATCGCCACCGACCACTGCGTGCGCGCGTCGGCGCTGGACGCCATCGCGCACGGCATCCGGGTGCGCGTGCTGACCGATCTCGTCGCAGGCGTGGCCGAGAAGCCGAGCGAGGCGGCACTCGCCGAGCTCGCGCATGCCGGCGCCGAGCTCGCCGTGGCACGCCCGTGA
- a CDS encoding PepSY domain-containing protein yields the protein MDNDEKTPASSDDRAGRDAAPHDRTDSDAPTERFDGPSTPASGAPVVGTENPARGRSRKRRILVGAGAAAALLAFGGGAFAIGAAVADDDDDERPGIHMVGSHDGDHDGQPGQGRGDDDRDDRDGDGAAGSAPVDEASLRSAAEAAIESASAEGITSIEVERGGYEIDARLADGTEVDLFVTAEGQVRERGDDDADDDDAADPLIDLGRLGDILAAAQSAADDAGADESAFHALSTSGSGAVYEIELRGGDRNEVEVELDADLGVVRVDIDS from the coding sequence ATGGACAACGACGAGAAGACCCCCGCATCCTCCGATGACCGCGCCGGTCGGGATGCGGCGCCCCACGACCGCACCGACTCCGACGCCCCGACCGAGCGTTTCGACGGGCCCTCGACGCCCGCTTCCGGCGCCCCGGTCGTCGGCACGGAGAACCCTGCCCGTGGCCGGAGCCGCAAACGCAGGATCCTGGTCGGCGCCGGTGCCGCCGCGGCGCTGCTCGCCTTCGGCGGCGGCGCATTCGCCATCGGCGCTGCCGTGGCCGATGACGACGACGACGAGCGGCCGGGCATCCACATGGTCGGCTCTCACGACGGCGACCATGACGGCCAGCCGGGACAGGGCCGCGGCGACGATGACCGGGACGACCGCGACGGTGACGGCGCTGCGGGATCCGCGCCGGTCGATGAAGCCTCGCTGCGCTCCGCCGCCGAGGCTGCGATCGAGAGCGCGTCGGCCGAGGGCATCACCTCGATCGAGGTCGAGCGCGGAGGCTACGAGATCGACGCCCGCCTGGCCGACGGCACCGAAGTCGACCTGTTCGTCACCGCGGAGGGCCAGGTGCGCGAGCGCGGAGACGACGATGCGGATGACGACGACGCGGCCGATCCGCTGATCGACCTCGGCCGGCTGGGCGACATCCTCGCGGCGGCCCAGTCCGCAGCCGACGACGCAGGCGCGGACGAGAGCGCGTTCCACGCCCTGTCGACGAGCGGCTCGGGCGCGGTCTACGAGATCGAGCTGCGAGGCGGCGACCGCAACGAGGTCGAGGTCGAGCTCGATGCCGATCTCGGCGTGGTCCGGGTCGACATCGACAGCTGA